A single genomic interval of Arctopsyche grandis isolate Sample6627 chromosome 8, ASM5162203v2, whole genome shotgun sequence harbors:
- the LOC143915934 gene encoding cell division control protein 42 homolog: MVENIINPTNTIPHNRIEKWRIKEKKCVVVGDTVVGKTTLLMTYSTNKFPTEYDPNLFINDIVVLNIGREQHDLCLFDTAGQEDYERLRSLVYSNTDVFLACFSVVDPYSFERVKSYWMPKIARFNKQTPFLLVGTKIDQRDDPKIINELGNIKRKTSKKLCSLM, from the exons ATGGTGGAG AATATAATCAATCCAACAAACACAATCCCTCACAACAGAATAGAAAAATGgcgaataaaagaaaaaaaatgcgtGGTGGTAGGAGATACCGTAGTCGGCAAAACGACACTGTTGATGACCTATTCTACTAATAAATTTCCGACAGAATACGACCCGAACCTCTTTATCAACGATATAGTAGTGTTGAATATTGGACGAGAACAGCACGATCTCTGCTTATTCGATACTGCAG GACAGGAAGACTACGAAAGGTTAAGGTCGTTGGTTTATTCAAACACAGATGTGTTTCTGGCCTGTTTCAGTGTCGTTGATCCATATTCGTTTGAAAGAGTTAAATCGTAT TGGATGCCAAAGATCGCCCGTTTCAATAAGCAAACTCCGTTTTTATTAGTCGGCACTAAGATAGATCAAAGGGACGATCCCAAAATTATCAATGAATTAGGGAATATAAAACGGAAAACTAGTAAAAAGTTATGCAGTCTTATGTGA